In 'Nostoc azollae' 0708, the following are encoded in one genomic region:
- a CDS encoding choice-of-anchor E domain-containing protein, translating into MNSKFFSTFAAVSTLAGIVVTAGTSSAASISYTASSGDYAITNFNQTLSLQQFDTSLGILTSVTLDIVGFINGNAKFESLNAASSLIRANVSAILNLTQGGVTLFSLNPSNSKSYQATAFDGVVDFAGTSAITLDIILDEDVATRTLTNNLESFIGSGNVNFLVSAIADSSVTGSGNILSQIGTLAKGQLTVTYNYDASTLIKIPEASLHFTGICSNCWVSFVVTSKKKPI; encoded by the coding sequence ATGAACTCTAAATTTTTTAGTACTTTCGCTGCGGTCAGTACCTTAGCTGGAATTGTGGTAACTGCTGGAACTTCTAGTGCAGCTTCTATTAGCTATACTGCTTCTTCTGGTGATTATGCTATCACAAATTTTAATCAAACACTCAGTTTACAGCAATTTGATACTTCTCTTGGTATACTGACCAGTGTTACCTTGGATATTGTTGGCTTCATCAATGGAAATGCAAAATTTGAAAGCTTAAATGCTGCTTCATCTCTAATCAGAGCAAACGTTAGTGCAATACTCAACTTAACTCAGGGTGGTGTAACCTTATTTTCACTTAATCCCTCTAATAGTAAGTCTTATCAAGCTACTGCATTTGATGGCGTGGTTGATTTTGCTGGTACTTCTGCAATCACACTTGATATCATCCTGGATGAAGATGTCGCGACTCGGACTTTAACCAATAATCTAGAATCATTTATTGGTTCTGGTAATGTTAACTTTTTGGTTTCAGCTATAGCTGACTCAAGTGTTACAGGATCAGGTAACATTCTTTCTCAAATCGGTACACTTGCTAAAGGACAACTTACAGTTACATATAACTACGATGCTTCCACTTTGATTAAGATACCTGAAGCCTCCCTCCACTTTACTGGGATTTGTTCTAATTGCTGGGTTTCGTTTGTTGTCACAAGCAAAAAAAAGCCGATTTAA
- the polA gene encoding DNA polymerase I, with protein sequence MPLSSFNNLTSDSTISNNPTFILVDGHSLAFRSYFAFAKGKNGGLRTKAGIPTSVCFGFIKCLLEVITTQKPQAIAVAFDLGLPTFRHEADDTYKADRLETPEDFIPDLENLNELLRGLNLPIFTAPGYEADDVLGTLSQKASAAGYRVKILSGDRDLFQLIDGDKGITVLNFSPEALKRYANSITEFQAEQVKEKLGVLPTQIVDFKALCGDKSDNIPGVRGIGEKTAVKLLNTYNSLDGIYAKLDEITGSTQEKLIAGKEDASHSRYLAQIVVDVPLEVNLEDCQLTGFDTNQLIPILEKLEFNKFLDQINELQQKLGGQVLETKAEEINTTQEDDDLWFFSGEDTANTEKRPDSSIQIRIINTEDKLQELVAILQKCTNLEKPVAWDTETTALEPRDAALVGIGCCWGTGSDEAAYIPVGHKIGHNLQLDLVVSALRPILENANYPKTFQNAKFDRLIFKCQGINLVGVVFDTMLASYLINPDTTHNLSDLSLRNLGLQLTEYNDIVTKTGKKELQKNIADIGIDIVAYYCGTQVYATFQLVDKLRCELNKTPDLAKLLVEVEQPLEAVLAEMEYTGVRINSSYLQELSQQLESELAKLEIQATEIASEKFNLDSPKQLSYILFDKLGLSTKYSRKIQTGYSTDAATLEKLQEVDNTGFVDAIIEYRTSSKLKSTYVDALPALVHPQSQRLHTDFNQTATSTGRLSSSNPNLQNIPIRTAFSRQIRKAFLPESGWLMVAADYSQIELRILAHLSQEPVLVQAYKQNEDIHTVTAKLVFEKDEVTSEERRFAKTINFGVIYGMGSLKFARSTGVDKANANEFIRRFNERYPQVFAYLEKVKKEAISQGYVETILGRRRYFDFTSKSLKELKGISLEDIDLSRLKNLGAYNAGLLRSAANAPIQGSSADIIKIAMVQLHEVLRNYQARLLLQVHDELVFEVPPQEWGELQLQIKSVMENAMSLSVPLVVDVRAGDNWMETK encoded by the coding sequence GTGCCTCTAAGTTCTTTTAATAATTTGACTTCAGACTCCACAATCAGCAATAATCCTACGTTTATTCTCGTAGATGGACATTCTCTTGCTTTTCGTTCCTACTTCGCTTTTGCTAAAGGTAAAAACGGAGGACTCCGGACAAAAGCAGGTATTCCTACTAGCGTTTGTTTTGGGTTTATTAAGTGCTTATTAGAGGTAATAACCACTCAAAAGCCCCAAGCAATAGCTGTAGCTTTTGATTTAGGATTGCCAACTTTTCGTCATGAAGCGGATGATACTTATAAGGCGGATCGTTTAGAAACACCAGAAGATTTTATTCCCGATTTAGAAAACCTGAATGAGTTATTGAGAGGTTTAAACTTACCGATTTTTACAGCACCAGGTTATGAAGCAGATGATGTTTTGGGAACTTTATCACAAAAAGCGTCTGCGGCTGGTTATCGGGTGAAAATTCTGTCTGGTGATAGGGATTTATTTCAACTTATTGATGGAGATAAGGGCATTACAGTTTTAAATTTCAGTCCTGAAGCTTTGAAACGTTATGCAAATAGTATCACCGAATTTCAAGCAGAACAAGTTAAAGAAAAATTAGGCGTATTACCTACACAAATCGTTGATTTTAAAGCTCTATGCGGTGATAAATCAGATAATATTCCTGGAGTTAGAGGAATTGGTGAAAAGACAGCAGTAAAACTACTAAATACTTATAATTCCCTTGATGGGATTTATGCAAAATTAGACGAAATTACAGGTTCAACACAAGAAAAATTGATTGCAGGTAAAGAAGATGCTTCGCATTCTCGTTATTTAGCACAGATAGTTGTGGATGTACCGTTAGAAGTTAATTTAGAAGATTGTCAATTAACAGGTTTTGACACTAATCAGTTAATTCCAATTCTAGAAAAATTAGAATTCAATAAATTTTTAGACCAAATCAACGAACTACAACAAAAACTCGGTGGACAGGTTCTAGAAACAAAGGCAGAAGAAATCAATACCACTCAAGAAGATGATGATTTATGGTTCTTTAGTGGAGAAGATACAGCTAATACAGAAAAACGACCTGATTCATCAATTCAGATACGTATTATTAACACTGAAGATAAATTACAAGAATTAGTTGCCATTCTGCAAAAATGTACTAACCTAGAAAAACCTGTTGCTTGGGATACGGAAACCACCGCCTTAGAACCAAGAGATGCAGCTTTAGTAGGAATTGGCTGTTGTTGGGGAACAGGATCTGATGAAGCTGCTTATATTCCTGTTGGGCATAAAATAGGGCATAATTTACAATTAGACTTAGTGGTATCAGCATTACGTCCAATTTTGGAAAATGCTAATTATCCAAAAACTTTTCAGAATGCCAAATTTGATAGATTAATTTTCAAATGTCAGGGAATTAATTTAGTAGGGGTAGTATTTGATACGATGTTAGCAAGTTATTTGATCAATCCAGATACTACCCATAATTTAAGTGATTTATCTTTAAGAAATTTGGGATTACAACTAACAGAATATAATGATATTGTTACCAAAACTGGTAAAAAAGAACTACAAAAAAATATTGCTGATATTGGAATTGATATAGTAGCGTATTATTGTGGTACTCAAGTTTATGCAACATTTCAATTAGTTGATAAATTGCGTTGTGAATTGAATAAAACACCAGATTTAGCTAAATTATTGGTGGAAGTCGAGCAACCGCTAGAAGCAGTGTTAGCGGAAATGGAATATACAGGGGTGAGAATTAATTCTAGTTATCTACAAGAACTATCTCAGCAATTGGAATCTGAATTAGCTAAATTAGAAATACAAGCAACTGAGATTGCTAGTGAGAAATTCAATTTAGATTCTCCCAAACAATTGAGTTATATTCTGTTTGATAAACTTGGTTTAAGTACCAAATATTCCCGCAAAATTCAAACTGGTTATTCTACAGATGCAGCAACTTTAGAAAAACTCCAAGAAGTTGATAATACTGGCTTTGTTGATGCGATTATTGAATATCGGACTTCATCAAAATTAAAATCTACTTATGTAGATGCATTACCAGCGTTGGTACATCCCCAAAGTCAACGGTTACATACTGATTTTAACCAAACTGCAACTTCTACCGGTAGGTTATCTTCTTCTAATCCGAATTTGCAAAATATTCCTATTCGTACGGCTTTTAGTAGACAAATTAGAAAAGCCTTTTTACCAGAATCTGGATGGTTGATGGTAGCTGCTGATTATTCTCAAATTGAGTTAAGAATTTTGGCACATTTGAGTCAAGAACCTGTGCTGGTACAAGCATATAAGCAAAATGAAGATATTCACACTGTCACAGCTAAATTAGTCTTTGAAAAAGATGAGGTGACATCAGAAGAAAGACGTTTTGCCAAAACAATTAATTTTGGTGTAATTTATGGTATGGGTTCGCTGAAGTTTGCACGTTCTACAGGTGTAGATAAAGCTAATGCTAATGAATTTATTAGGCGATTTAATGAACGATATCCCCAGGTATTTGCATATTTGGAAAAGGTGAAAAAAGAAGCTATTTCTCAAGGATATGTAGAAACTATTTTGGGAAGAAGGCGTTATTTTGATTTTACTAGTAAAAGCTTAAAGGAGTTAAAAGGCATAAGTTTAGAAGATATTGATTTGAGCAGGTTAAAGAATTTGGGTGCTTATAATGCTGGTTTACTTCGTTCTGCTGCAAATGCACCAATTCAAGGTTCGAGTGCGGATATTATTAAAATTGCAATGGTGCAATTACATGAAGTTTTGAGGAATTATCAAGCGCGGTTGTTGTTGCAAGTTCATGATGAATTAGTGTTTGAAGTTCCTCCTCAAGAATGGGGAGAACTGCAATTACAAATTAAGTCGGTGATGGAAAATGCTATGAGTTTAAGTGTACCTTTAGTTGTGGATGTGCGTGCGGGTGATAATTGGATGGAGACAAAGTAA